Proteins from a single region of Sphingopyxis sp. BSN-002:
- a CDS encoding adenosine deaminase encodes MTDGFASRDERAAFIAGLPKAELHLHIEGSLEPELMFELAQRNNVAIPFASVEEVRAAYAFSNLQDFLDIYYQGMGVLHSEQDFYDLTAAYCARAHADAVRHIEIFFDPQGHTERGVVFATVIDGITRALDDAEAGYGMTSKLIMCFLRHLSEADAEATLDAALPYLDRIDGVGLDSSEVGHPPSKFECVFARAKGLGLKIVAHAGEEGPPAYVHEALDLLKVDRIDHGNRSLEDGALVRRLADEGMTLTVCPLSNLKLCVVDDIADHPLKTMLGAGLRATVNSDDPSYFGGYVNANYQAVADALDLSKADLVTLARNSFTGSFLSDADKAKHLAAIDAYS; translated from the coding sequence ATGACTGACGGGTTCGCTTCGCGCGACGAACGCGCCGCCTTCATCGCCGGCCTGCCAAAGGCCGAGCTTCATCTCCACATCGAAGGCTCGCTGGAGCCCGAACTGATGTTCGAGCTCGCCCAACGCAACAACGTCGCGATCCCCTTCGCCAGCGTCGAGGAAGTGCGCGCCGCCTACGCCTTCTCGAACCTGCAGGATTTCCTCGACATCTATTATCAGGGGATGGGCGTCCTCCATAGCGAGCAGGATTTCTACGACCTCACCGCCGCCTATTGCGCACGCGCGCATGCCGACGCGGTGCGGCACATCGAAATCTTCTTCGATCCGCAGGGCCATACCGAGCGCGGCGTTGTCTTCGCCACAGTGATCGACGGAATCACCCGCGCGCTCGACGATGCCGAAGCCGGCTACGGCATGACCTCGAAGCTCATCATGTGCTTCCTCCGGCACCTCAGCGAAGCCGACGCCGAAGCGACCCTCGACGCGGCGCTGCCGTACCTCGATCGCATCGACGGCGTCGGCCTCGATTCCTCCGAAGTCGGCCATCCGCCGTCGAAATTCGAATGCGTCTTCGCGCGCGCCAAGGGGCTCGGCCTCAAGATCGTCGCGCATGCCGGCGAGGAAGGCCCGCCCGCCTATGTCCATGAAGCGCTCGATCTGCTGAAGGTCGACCGCATCGACCATGGCAATCGCAGCCTTGAGGATGGCGCGCTGGTGCGACGCCTTGCCGACGAAGGCATGACGCTCACCGTCTGTCCGCTCTCGAACCTGAAGCTGTGCGTCGTCGACGACATCGCCGACCATCCGCTCAAGACGATGCTGGGCGCGGGTCTCCGCGCCACGGTGAACAGCGACGACCCCAGCTATTTCGGCGGCTATGTGAATGCCAATTATCAGGCGGTCGCCGATGCGCTCGACCTGTCGAAGGCCGATCTGGTCACCCTCGCACGCAACAGCTTTACGGGGTCCTTCCTGAGCGACGCCGACAAGGCGAAGCATCTCGCGGCGATCGACGCCTACAGCTGA
- a CDS encoding DUF983 domain-containing protein — translation MTGELEGREKWLWIYRTGLHGLCPRCGEGKMFRRWLKVQDRCPHCGLDYDFAAPDDGPAFFSLCFIAFPLLFLVVWFEVAFNPPWWMHLIVSAPLMVVPCLLVLHPIKGWLVASQYVNKAQEAGTDALWAKLNARAKGEIADADA, via the coding sequence ATGACTGGCGAATTGGAAGGCCGCGAAAAATGGCTCTGGATTTATCGCACGGGGCTCCATGGGCTGTGCCCGCGCTGCGGCGAGGGCAAGATGTTCCGGCGCTGGCTGAAGGTGCAGGACCGCTGCCCGCATTGCGGGCTCGATTATGATTTCGCGGCGCCCGACGACGGTCCGGCCTTCTTCTCGCTCTGCTTCATCGCCTTTCCGCTGCTGTTCCTCGTCGTGTGGTTCGAGGTCGCGTTCAACCCGCCGTGGTGGATGCACCTGATCGTGTCGGCGCCGCTGATGGTCGTGCCGTGCCTGCTGGTGCTTCACCCGATCAAGGGCTGGCTCGTCGCGTCGCAATATGTGAACAAGGCGCAGGAAGCCGGGACCGACGCGCTGTGGGCCAAGCTGAACGCGCGCGCCAAGGGAGAGATAGCCGACGCCGATGCCTGA
- a CDS encoding TonB-dependent receptor plug domain-containing protein yields the protein MKFVASLAAVAAALSTMPVAAQDTPAPTGDTPPPAASEVPATATSTARQVYTPADFTRYAPKNAYDMLTQVPGFAIRDNENLRGLGQATGNVLFNGERPSNKADDMYTQLSRIPAENVERIEIVDGATLDIPGLSGQVANIVYRADSFSGQFSWKPQFRAHYTDPLFTRGDVSMRGRAGQIEYEAALSNDDSARSGAGGPTLIYDGTGDIIERRRDIWNTHYDTPKLSGRITWDPPGDTVANLGGQYQRKYDRYYEDGVRMSPGTPDRIRTVYENADSWNYEVSGDYQFKAGPGKLKLIGLRRFSHEPYKQEIVTTPDGGVATGDRFQQVGDLGETIARGEYQWKMFGGDWQLSGEAAFNTLDNVASIAVLDPSGAWVDQPFEGGTGGVSEDRYEGLLSFGRKLTDKLNFQIIAGAEHSTITQTGVNGLTRTFFRPKGSISLAWTPSDDFDVSVKLRRRVLQLSFYDFLARAFLNDGNENQSNNDLRPQQDWTYEAEINKKFGAWGSTKINLIYRDVEDRVDVIPIGEDGEAVGNIAKAKAGAIDWTSTINLDPAGLKGVKIDTRVLFQKSSLRDPFTGEKRQWSGFTDTVIELNLRHDIQGSDWAWGINSNYGHYQPNYRRNQSDKVWEGPIFADAFIENKDVFGLTVRATLGNFLNARSKRDRTVYEGIRGQSPIAFVEKRNRLIGPIFALSVRGKF from the coding sequence GTGAAATTTGTCGCAAGCCTCGCGGCGGTCGCCGCCGCGCTCTCCACCATGCCGGTCGCGGCGCAGGATACGCCGGCGCCGACCGGCGACACGCCGCCGCCCGCCGCAAGCGAGGTGCCGGCGACCGCAACCAGTACGGCCCGGCAGGTCTATACCCCCGCCGACTTCACACGCTACGCGCCGAAGAACGCCTATGACATGCTGACGCAGGTTCCGGGCTTCGCGATCCGCGACAACGAGAATCTGCGCGGGCTGGGGCAGGCGACGGGCAACGTCCTGTTCAACGGCGAACGGCCGTCGAACAAGGCCGACGACATGTACACCCAGCTGTCGCGTATCCCGGCAGAGAATGTCGAGCGGATCGAAATCGTCGATGGCGCGACGCTCGATATCCCTGGCCTGTCGGGGCAGGTGGCGAACATCGTCTATCGCGCCGACAGCTTTTCGGGACAATTTTCGTGGAAGCCGCAGTTCCGGGCGCATTACACCGATCCGCTGTTCACACGCGGCGACGTGTCGATGCGCGGGCGCGCGGGGCAGATCGAATATGAGGCGGCACTGAGCAACGACGATTCGGCGCGTAGCGGCGCAGGCGGGCCGACCCTGATCTATGACGGTACGGGCGACATCATCGAGCGCCGCCGCGATATCTGGAACACGCATTACGACACGCCGAAGCTGTCGGGGCGCATCACCTGGGATCCGCCGGGCGACACGGTCGCAAACCTGGGCGGGCAATATCAGCGCAAATACGACCGCTATTATGAGGATGGCGTGCGGATGAGCCCCGGCACGCCCGACCGCATCCGCACCGTGTACGAAAATGCCGACAGCTGGAATTACGAGGTTTCGGGCGACTATCAGTTCAAGGCCGGCCCCGGAAAGCTGAAGCTGATCGGGCTGCGCCGTTTCAGCCACGAGCCGTACAAGCAGGAGATCGTGACGACCCCGGACGGCGGTGTCGCGACCGGCGACCGCTTCCAGCAGGTCGGCGACCTCGGCGAGACGATCGCGCGCGGCGAATATCAGTGGAAGATGTTCGGCGGCGACTGGCAGCTGTCGGGCGAGGCGGCGTTCAACACGCTCGACAATGTCGCGTCGATCGCGGTCCTGGATCCCTCGGGCGCGTGGGTCGACCAGCCGTTCGAGGGCGGCACCGGCGGGGTGAGCGAGGACCGTTACGAAGGCCTCTTGAGTTTCGGGCGCAAGCTGACCGACAAGCTCAATTTCCAGATCATCGCGGGCGCCGAGCATTCGACGATCACGCAGACCGGGGTCAACGGGCTGACGCGCACCTTCTTCCGGCCGAAAGGGTCGATCTCGCTCGCCTGGACGCCGTCGGACGATTTCGACGTCTCGGTCAAGCTGCGCCGCCGCGTGCTGCAGCTTTCCTTCTATGACTTCCTTGCGCGCGCCTTCCTCAACGACGGCAACGAGAACCAGAGCAACAATGATCTGCGTCCGCAGCAGGACTGGACCTATGAGGCCGAGATCAACAAGAAGTTCGGCGCATGGGGATCGACCAAGATCAACCTCATCTATCGCGACGTCGAGGACCGCGTCGACGTGATCCCGATTGGCGAGGATGGCGAGGCGGTCGGCAATATCGCCAAGGCGAAGGCGGGGGCGATCGACTGGACCTCGACGATCAACCTCGACCCTGCGGGGCTGAAGGGTGTGAAGATCGACACGCGCGTGCTGTTCCAGAAGAGCTCGCTGCGCGATCCCTTCACCGGCGAAAAGCGCCAGTGGAGCGGATTTACCGACACGGTGATCGAGCTCAACCTGCGCCACGATATCCAGGGGAGCGACTGGGCGTGGGGGATCAATTCGAACTACGGCCACTATCAGCCGAATTACCGCCGCAACCAGAGCGACAAGGTGTGGGAAGGCCCCATCTTCGCCGACGCCTTCATCGAGAACAAGGATGTGTTCGGGCTGACCGTTCGCGCAACGCTGGGCAATTTCCTGAATGCACGCTCGAAGCGGGACCGCACGGTCTATGAGGGCATTCGCGGACAGAGCCCGATTGCCTTCGTCGAGAAGCGCAACCGGCTGATCGGACCGATCTTCGCATTATCGGTACGCGGAAAATTCTGA
- a CDS encoding phosphoribosyltransferase family protein yields the protein MSDDKIYISANDLLADSLRLGMQVVDSGFKPTHLVGIWRGGAPVGIAVQELLDYHGHHCDHIAIRTSSYKGIDDQDPHVRVFALGYLIDTLNPEDRLLIIDDVFDSGRSIRAFIAELRARCRNNMPRDIRIATVWFKPRRNVTDLHPDYFVHETDRWLIFPHEIDGLTIEEIRRHKPEAAIILREEQAPND from the coding sequence ATGAGCGACGATAAAATCTACATCAGCGCCAATGATCTCCTCGCGGACTCGCTGCGGCTGGGGATGCAGGTCGTCGATAGCGGCTTCAAACCGACCCACCTCGTCGGCATCTGGCGCGGAGGCGCGCCGGTCGGGATCGCGGTCCAGGAACTGCTCGACTATCACGGCCACCACTGCGACCACATCGCGATCCGGACCTCCTCCTACAAAGGCATCGACGATCAGGATCCGCATGTCCGGGTATTCGCGCTCGGCTACCTCATCGACACGCTGAACCCCGAGGACCGGCTGCTCATCATCGACGATGTCTTCGACAGCGGCCGCAGCATCCGTGCCTTCATCGCCGAGCTCAGGGCGCGCTGCCGCAACAACATGCCGCGCGACATCCGCATCGCGACCGTCTGGTTCAAGCCGCGCCGCAACGTCACCGACCTGCACCCCGATTATTTCGTCCACGAAACCGACCGGTGGCTGATCTTCCCGCACGAGATCGACGGGCTGACGATCGAGGAAATCCGCCGCCACAAGCCCGAGGCGGCCATCATCCTGCGCGAGGAGCAAGCGCCCAATGACTGA
- a CDS encoding reverse transcriptase-like protein: MTARRTKIYFDGGCRPNPGSMEIAVVVGGVETIDRDLGEGSSLDAEWLALIAALRLARDRGLTDFVLLGDAVAVVAQASGKAPARGAAAKHVAALRELVGDGPLPRIRYIGRAQNLAGIALAKRHPR; this comes from the coding sequence ATGACCGCCCGCCGGACCAAAATCTATTTCGACGGTGGCTGCCGGCCGAACCCCGGGTCGATGGAAATCGCGGTGGTCGTCGGCGGCGTCGAGACGATCGACCGTGACCTCGGCGAAGGCAGCAGCCTCGATGCCGAATGGCTGGCGCTGATCGCGGCGCTGCGGTTGGCGCGCGACCGCGGGCTGACCGATTTCGTGCTGCTCGGCGATGCTGTAGCGGTGGTGGCGCAGGCGAGCGGCAAGGCGCCGGCGCGGGGCGCGGCGGCGAAGCATGTGGCAGCGTTGCGCGAACTGGTCGGAGACGGCCCTCTACCACGCATCCGGTATATCGGGAGGGCACAGAATCTGGCCGGGATCGCGCTCGCGAAACGGCATCCGCGCTAG